From a region of the Synechococcus sp. UW69 genome:
- a CDS encoding lipocalin-like domain-containing protein, with protein MSVSSVQPAQAITPPTVHGAWQLLSYSVEEQSNGNTFAPMGDHPTGYVIFTPEGRLSFMLSAEGRQPGASAEERSSLLSSMIAYTGIYRLEGDRWITKVDVAWNPEWVGTEQTRFFSIDGDLLTVHTPWRVMPNWPEKGLTRSIVRFQRCR; from the coding sequence GTGAGCGTCAGTTCAGTTCAACCCGCCCAAGCCATCACTCCACCCACAGTTCATGGCGCCTGGCAGCTGTTGAGCTACAGCGTGGAAGAACAATCCAATGGCAACACCTTTGCGCCAATGGGCGATCACCCCACCGGATATGTGATCTTCACACCGGAAGGACGTCTCTCCTTCATGCTCTCGGCCGAAGGACGGCAACCAGGAGCCAGCGCCGAGGAGCGCTCGTCTCTGCTGAGCAGCATGATTGCCTACACCGGCATTTATCGCCTGGAGGGTGATCGCTGGATCACCAAGGTGGATGTGGCCTGGAACCCCGAGTGGGTTGGCACCGAACAGACCCGATTTTTCTCAATCGACGGTGATCTGCTCACGGTGCACACTCCCTGGAGGGTGATGCCCAACTGGCCCGAAAAAGGGCTGACCCGCAGCATTGTTCGCTTTCAACGCTGCCGCTGA
- a CDS encoding cytochrome P450, translating to MTTIPLPSTGAVSGLGETLAFFTQADFAQRRFQAYGDVFETKLLAQRMVFIRGERAIADLLGQGDALEGWWPDSVQQLLGSKSLANRNGTGHKARRRVVGQLFSSAALARYTPSIQQLVEELCQELVTAEKPLPLAARMRRFAFAVIATTVLGLDGASRDALFADFEIWTRALFSIPLAIPGTPFAKAMAARQRLLQRIKAELQRDSKAGGLDLLSGGLDEAGIPLDDDDLAEQLLLLLFAGYETTASSLSCLFRALLLNPEIETWLREGLAESVTSPRLDATVLEVMRLTPPVGGFFRRSLAPITLAGVAIPQGSVVQVVLSPASDNDDADLAAFRPQRHLDGSFGQTLLPFGGGERVCLGKALAELEIRLMAVGLLQAVELQLQPDQDLALQLIPSPSPKDGLLVQAAAR from the coding sequence ATGACGACCATTCCCCTCCCCAGCACGGGCGCCGTGAGCGGACTGGGGGAAACCCTGGCCTTTTTCACCCAAGCCGACTTCGCCCAACGGCGGTTCCAGGCCTACGGCGATGTATTCGAAACCAAGCTGCTGGCCCAGCGCATGGTGTTCATCCGTGGTGAACGGGCCATCGCCGACCTGCTGGGCCAGGGCGATGCCCTGGAGGGTTGGTGGCCCGACAGTGTGCAGCAACTGCTGGGCAGCAAGTCGCTGGCGAACCGCAATGGCACAGGCCACAAAGCGCGCCGGCGGGTGGTGGGGCAACTGTTCTCCAGCGCTGCTCTGGCGCGCTACACCCCTTCGATTCAGCAGTTGGTGGAAGAGCTGTGCCAGGAGCTGGTCACCGCCGAGAAACCTTTGCCGCTGGCGGCACGGATGCGCCGCTTCGCATTTGCGGTGATTGCCACCACGGTGCTGGGGCTGGATGGCGCTAGCCGCGATGCCCTGTTCGCCGACTTCGAGATCTGGACCCGGGCCCTGTTCTCGATTCCGCTGGCGATCCCGGGAACACCCTTCGCCAAAGCCATGGCCGCACGTCAGCGTCTGTTGCAGCGGATCAAGGCTGAGCTGCAACGGGACAGCAAGGCAGGGGGCCTTGATCTCCTAAGTGGCGGACTGGATGAAGCCGGCATCCCCCTGGACGATGACGACCTGGCCGAGCAACTGCTGCTGCTGCTGTTCGCCGGCTACGAAACCACCGCATCGTCACTGAGCTGCCTGTTTCGAGCGCTGCTACTGAACCCGGAGATCGAGACCTGGTTGCGGGAGGGATTGGCTGAAAGCGTGACGTCGCCGCGGCTGGATGCCACGGTGCTGGAAGTGATGCGGCTGACGCCTCCGGTGGGAGGGTTCTTCCGTCGCAGCCTGGCGCCGATCACCCTGGCGGGGGTGGCCATTCCGCAGGGCAGCGTGGTTCAGGTGGTGTTGAGCCCGGCATCCGACAACGACGACGCAGACCTTGCGGCATTCCGGCCGCAACGGCATCTGGATGGATCCTTCGGGCAAACGTTGTTGCCCTTCGGCGGCGGCGAGCGGGTCTGCCTTGGCAAGGCACTGGCGGAACTGGAGATCCGCCTAATGGCGGTTGGCTTGCTCCAGGCGGTGGAGCTGCAGCTGCAGCCAGATCAAGACCTGGCTCTGCAGCTGATTCCCAGCCCCAGCCCGAAGGACGGCCTGCTGGTTCAGGCGGCAGCGCGGTGA
- a CDS encoding AbrB family transcriptional regulator, with amino-acid sequence MLTGAELLNRVKELGDCAKTDLAKGCGYVVTKKDGSEQVKFTAFYEALLEAKGLSFSTGGSGVGKGGRKLSYKAVVQGNGNLLIGKAYTAILELQPGDEYEIKLGRKQIRLIPVGGSEEED; translated from the coding sequence ATGCTTACCGGAGCTGAATTGCTCAACCGCGTCAAGGAACTTGGCGATTGCGCCAAAACAGATCTGGCCAAAGGTTGTGGCTATGTCGTCACCAAGAAAGACGGCTCTGAACAGGTGAAATTCACGGCGTTCTACGAGGCTCTGCTGGAAGCCAAAGGCCTCTCTTTCTCTACCGGTGGATCCGGTGTTGGTAAGGGTGGTCGCAAGCTTTCTTACAAAGCTGTGGTTCAGGGCAACGGCAATCTGCTGATTGGTAAGGCCTACACCGCCATTCTTGAACTGCAGCCTGGCGATGAATACGAAATCAAGCTGGGACGTAAGCAGATCCGCCTGATTCCCGTGGGTGGTTCTGAAGAAGAGGATTGA